The following nucleotide sequence is from Manis pentadactyla isolate mManPen7 chromosome 13, mManPen7.hap1, whole genome shotgun sequence.
GGAGAaatgcaaatacattttttttcttgactctTTTACTTATTGCAACATATTATGGTATGggtttttatttccagttttctatggacaaaagaatatacattcttcctaTATTAATGAATGATGAGTTTGTTTTCTTGACACTggaattttacagaagaaaaaggacTCGTTTTCTTTGAGTGGGGATTATTTCTGATAGAATACTGATACAAATGTGTTAGTCATACTCTTGTTTCCGAGATGAAAGTGACAGGGGCTGACTAGCGCCCAAGCTGCGGACTGTGCAGGGAGGGCCGTGTTCGGGGGACGGTGATGTAAGGCGGCTTCACACACTCCGGATCTCATCGCTCGAGCTGAGGCCCAGATCCTCCCTCAGGTGAATTGTGATGCTTGGCAGATTCCCTGGGAACCTCAATTATTTAATCTGTGAACGGATAAAATAAGATGAGCGAGTACCTCATAGGTTCTTGGGGAAGATCAAGCATGGTAAAGTAATAGAATGGCTTCTGGGATGCTGCCAGCTTCAAGGAAAATGTGATATTCTACCACCACCTATTAATTCTCCAAGTTAAGTATGTACTGTTCAGCCTCCATTAACTTCAGGCAGCTGGGTGGAGAAAAGTAAGAGTAGAAAGGGAGACCGGTCACCTTACGTGGTGCAGACAGCATGCCTCTGTGTCTCTGGGGTCCCAGGTGTGCTGTTCAGTGTGGCTTGGTCACCGTGATTCCCATTTACCCAAGTGCCACAGAGACTCTCACAgtgcctccccctgcccccctgctctccctccattcacatggcaaacATCTCCGAGGTCTTCACATGAGGTGGTCACTGCACCAGTCCTTGCTTCACCTTGACCCTAAATATAGACTTGGTAAGCAAGTGTGCTTCACATTTATTGGACTGTTTTTATATTTGCACAGAGTGCAACATTCACCTGCTAGTGGGGGTGAAATTTGGCATAAGGTTATACTTTATTTTCATGCACTGTTTCCCAGATTTTTTGGATATTTATATTAAGGCATAACATATATTTTCAGTCTTCTCTACTGCATCTAGACTCCAGAAGTTAGGGCTATTACTAAGCTGAATATATAATTATCAGTCCTTGGAatattataaaagtataaaatgtatttgaaacttacaatttttttctgaaatactcCTATATCATAATCATAATCAGTTCTAAACTCTTTCTAGAGGGAGGAAACAatatttccttcttgttggtaAGGACTTTTAAAATTCAACACTGAATGTGACAGAAATTTTAAGAGTTACAATGATTTAATTTCCAtaagagaaatagagaagaaGCCATTGCTGATTCTCTTCAGTAAGACCAGGTGTGTTTTGCTtctattgttttttcttatacattttgtaagtattttaaaattctactttaaaTCACATTTATGTAATATTTCTCCCCAAATCAACCCCCTGTGTAAGGAGGTTACACCTCCTTAAGTgtaatcaaatttaatttttgtaaatttgCCTTCAGCCTCTCACACAGATGCTGGCTGCGAGCACCGAGGCAGAGGAAGGAGCAGTGAACTGAAGGCAGGGACATCCGCGCTCAGGTTTCCTCTCAGTTTCTGTAAAAAAATTGCCACAGATGATGTTTGTGAAAACGAGTAAAGCTTTGTCTTGTAAATGACAATGACCTTCTAAATGCTAGTTCTTCTCTCTGAGATTTAGAACAAATGGTAGGAGGTTTCAGGTGGTGAAGCTGAAGAAGCATGTGCTAGACAGACAGAACTGAGATGGGATTCTCCGTAAAGCTCTGCTTATAGGTTACAATAAGAAACATATTTATAGACAGACACACAGGTTTATATAGAGTTTGTGTCACTTATATAAAGtttgtgattatatatatatgtatgtatacatataactATTGTATGGAACTATAGAAATGATCAGTTCTGCACAATAAATGCAATAGATATTAACCCTTTAATAATATGTGTGTTTATTCATCTGTACCTGATAATATCCTAAGGACTTCCATTATTTCAACACATTTAATCCTGACCATACTTGAGATCAAATAGTATTGTCTTCTTTTCATGAGCATTGGGCAGAGGAATGGTGGCTAGAGGATAATCTGGAGCTGTAGCTGCAGGCCAGCCCCAGTCTGGGCAGCTTCCCATGCCCCCAGGATATCTAAAGGGTGGGTCTCTTGACCCTGCTCTGCACTCGTGGGTGTGTGGCTTGCTCGGCACAACCACTGAGTCTCACAGCATGGCCTGGTTCTATAGGCGAAAGGTATTCACATTTCGGTATGGATTTTCCCCAAATTCTGTTTCAGTTACTTTCTAAATCTTTATTATATGGGACACATCTCCAAGGGTTGTGGATCCAGTTGGATCTTTAAACTAGAGAAGTTGATTCAAGTCTGACTTCTATAACAATGACAACAGCAACTAGCCCCTAGAAATAaggactttcattttttttttatgatccACTTTCTATGTATGCATAGGGCTAATCTCTGTATTTGTTGACaaacaacagtatcagaaaatcACATAACCTTGAACTATGGCAACTAAGTACATGTTACCAATTCTTTTGATCCACAATTGTGAATTCTTAGTTCTCTGATAATTACAGTTGAATTGAAGTAATTAAAGttgatattaaattaaatctCTGGTAACTAAAGTTGAATCAGAGGTAATTTATAATCCAAGAATTTACCAGCCAATGGAATTTCTTCCTGTTAGCACAACGGGTTTGCCGTGAATGCAAATATACACACTCAGTAAACATTCATCTCAGTCGGTCACATTGCATGAAGGACCTATAAATCCCAAAGCTGTTCGTGGTCTAGGTGATGCCTCATGGACAACACCACCTGGATGGCTGACAACAACACCTGGATGGCCCCCAAATCTGGGTGGTCAGAGTTCATCCTGGTGGGAATCTTCAATCAATCCCAGCATCCAGCTCTCCTTTATGTGGTCATTTTCATGGTTTTCCTGATGGCCTTGTCTGGCAACACCATCCTGATCCTTCTGATATGCTCTGAGGCCCACCTCCACACCCCTATGTACTTTTTCATCAGCCAGTTGTCTCTCATGGATGTGACGTACATTTCCGTCACTGTGCCTAAGATGCTCGTGGACTGGGTCACGGGTGTGAACACAATCTCAGCCCCCGGGTGTGGGATGCAGATGTTCCTCTATGTGACACTGGCAGGTTCAGAATTTTTCCTCCTGGCcgccatggcctatgaccgctatgcagccatctgccatcctctccgtTACCCTGTCCTCATGAACCACAGGGTGTGTCTCCTCTTAGTGTCTGGCTGCTGGTTCTTGGGATCCGTGGATGGCTTCATGCTCATCCCTGTCACCATGACCTTCCCCTTCTGCAGATCCCAGgagatccatcatttcttctgtgaggtCCCTGCTGTGATGAAGCTCTCCTGCTCAGACACCTCCATGTATGAGACACTCATGTACCTCTGCTACGTCCTCATGCTGCTCATCCCTGTGACCATCATTTCAGGCTCCTATGGTTTCATCCTCCTCACCATCCACAGGATGAACTCAGCAGAGGGCCCGAGGAAGACCTTTGCCGCCTGCTCCTCCCACATGACTGTGGTCACCCTCTTCTATGGGGCTGCCGTCTACACCTACATGCTCCCCAGCTCCTCCCACACCCCTGAGAAGGACATGGTGGTGTCTGTCTTTTACACCATACTCACTCCTGTGCTAAACCCTTTGATCTATAGTCTCAGAAATAAGGATGTCACAGGGGCTCTAAAGAAAATGTTGAGGGTGGGACCTGTCTTTCAGGAAATTATAAAGTAAGACATTTTTGTACTGatgctttctttttattcactCTAACATGAGAATGGTCTTATGCCAATGGTGTTCCTCAGATTCTCAAACCGCGATGTGCCATCCCACATTTATCCCTTTTGGAGGACTTGTTTCATTGAACTGGCAAGGTCTTTGTTTGTACACTcctgtatttgaaatatttatgcaATTGTACTGAGTCCATGTTACATTTTTGAGAAGTTGATACCTGCATTGTGATTCTGTGAGAGGATATTAATATTCGtaggaaataaataatgaaaatatttggaGAACAAAGATCCTAAGGTGTGAAACTGATGAGAAAGAGCGACAGGGAGAAAGACACATAATGAAGCAAAAGGGGGATAATGTTATTGGCGAGACTATGTAGAGGGCATGTAAGTGTCAGTCATAATATTATTCATgctacttttctgtaaatttgaaGTTACTTGAAAATAAAGGATAAAGTATCATGCTTTTCTCTCTCAGTTCCTATTTCCTGTTTGGTGTCAGTGTAAATGACATACCTTAGACATGATGTTCCAATTATTGTGGCTGAGCATCCTTGTGACAGTGCAGTTACCTACCTGCCTTTGTGgggttttcttcattctttgtcaTCCTTCCCCGACGGCACAGAACGGGTGTAGACTGGGGACCCAAGAGCCCAAAGATAACATGGGAAAGGCATTCCGGTGACTGTTCCAGGGAATGGTACCTCCTTTCCTACTTTACTTTATAGCCATATCTTTTGCCCCTTTATGATCCAGGTTTTCAAAGCCAGTAGTAAaatgataaggattgcattgtaGAAATGTTAAAGTGGATAATCAATTCGAAAAGTGCAAAATGGGAGGTGAAGGCCGGTGATTTGGGATGATGAGTTAAATGGTGTCAGCGTAAGAGGAATGGATTGTACATTAATGCCAGGATGGATTAGGGGTATTTGGGGCAAGCAGGGTCTTATTGAATGTGTTCCATAAAACCACAAACTCAGTTAAGTCTACCAGTTTCCAATTGGCTCTGTCAACTTGTGATTTCTCAAGTGGTTTCAAAAGCAcagatttttgtttacttttgatGTATTCCATTACTGCATAACATTAAATTAGTATCTCACAGTATTTGGGGaaacaatattggaaaagaagTTTACAGTAATTTttttgcaatgaaacagaatgaataaaatatatacaatccTTAACTTTTAGAAGGATTGAGAAATGCCCATGTCACCCTCAGTTTGCTGGACCATAGTGACACATACATTTGATGACCCCATTTAAAATGCCCTAGACATGGGGGCCAGaatggaataaaaaaacaaaatgtggtattgaACAATATTCTTAAAAGATGACTTTTTACTctatttcagggaaaaaaagattgtgataaaaatgtttttagaatgacaaatcattttttaaataaagtg
It contains:
- the LOC118926127 gene encoding olfactory receptor 2T29-like, coding for MDNTTWMADNNTWMAPKSGWSEFILVGIFNQSQHPALLYVVIFMVFLMALSGNTILILLICSEAHLHTPMYFFISQLSLMDVTYISVTVPKMLVDWVTGVNTISAPGCGMQMFLYVTLAGSEFFLLAAMAYDRYAAICHPLRYPVLMNHRVCLLLVSGCWFLGSVDGFMLIPVTMTFPFCRSQEIHHFFCEVPAVMKLSCSDTSMYETLMYLCYVLMLLIPVTIISGSYGFILLTIHRMNSAEGPRKTFAACSSHMTVVTLFYGAAVYTYMLPSSSHTPEKDMVVSVFYTILTPVLNPLIYSLRNKDVTGALKKMLRVGPVFQEIIK